Proteins encoded by one window of Pseudanabaenaceae cyanobacterium SKYG29:
- a CDS encoding FAD-binding protein has product MNLIGKRTPLDRLYAQFQRFLGQDRVIRAPADLLPYECDGLTSYKQKPGLVVLPRSTEEVSQILRLCYQEGVPFVPRGAGTGLSGGALPVEGCVLVVTSLMRQILSIDYENQRVVVQPGVVNNWVTQAVSGAGFYYAPDPSSQSVCTIGGNIAENSGGVHCLKYGVTTNHVLGMKWVLPDGTVVEVGGTIPEMPGYDFCGLFVGSEGTLGMATEITLRLLKSPEAVQVLLADFDRVEAAGATVSDIIAAGIVPAGMEIMDRLSLEAVKTAGAGSYYPEGAEAILLVEVDGMTPEVAVYTEAVRELCFKNGAKQVKVATTPTERLQLWQGRKAAFAAMGKLSPNYYVQDGVIPRTQLPYVLAEIERLGAEYGFRVANVFHAGDGNLHPLILYDQSIPGQLERVEHLGGEILRLCVQVGGSISGEHGIGADKRCYMPTMFTAADLETMQWVRQVFDPQQLANPSKIFPTPRTCSESAKFLLSNPAAKETLADKVW; this is encoded by the coding sequence ATGAACCTAATTGGTAAACGAACTCCCCTCGATCGTCTGTATGCCCAATTCCAGCGGTTCCTAGGCCAGGACAGAGTAATTCGTGCCCCCGCAGACCTGTTGCCCTACGAGTGTGACGGACTAACCAGCTACAAACAGAAGCCGGGCTTGGTGGTTTTGCCCCGATCGACAGAGGAAGTTTCTCAGATACTGCGATTATGTTATCAAGAGGGTGTACCTTTTGTCCCTAGGGGAGCGGGGACGGGGCTATCAGGGGGAGCGCTACCTGTAGAAGGTTGTGTGTTAGTGGTCACCTCCCTGATGCGGCAAATTCTCAGTATTGACTATGAAAATCAGCGAGTAGTTGTACAGCCAGGGGTGGTAAACAATTGGGTGACCCAGGCAGTGAGCGGGGCGGGTTTCTACTATGCGCCCGATCCCTCCAGTCAGAGCGTCTGCACCATTGGGGGAAATATTGCCGAAAACTCAGGGGGTGTGCATTGTCTCAAATACGGTGTGACAACTAACCATGTCCTGGGGATGAAGTGGGTTTTACCGGATGGCACCGTGGTAGAAGTGGGGGGCACAATCCCAGAAATGCCAGGCTATGACTTCTGCGGGTTGTTTGTAGGCTCGGAGGGGACTTTGGGGATGGCTACAGAAATTACCCTGAGGTTGTTAAAAAGTCCCGAAGCAGTACAAGTGCTGTTAGCGGATTTCGATCGAGTAGAGGCGGCAGGGGCAACTGTATCCGACATCATTGCAGCAGGAATTGTGCCAGCGGGCATGGAAATCATGGATAGGTTGAGCCTGGAAGCGGTAAAGACAGCGGGGGCAGGTAGTTACTACCCAGAGGGCGCAGAGGCGATTTTGCTAGTAGAAGTGGACGGCATGACCCCTGAAGTGGCAGTGTATACAGAGGCGGTCAGAGAACTTTGTTTTAAGAACGGAGCCAAGCAAGTCAAGGTTGCCACCACTCCTACTGAGAGATTGCAGCTATGGCAGGGACGCAAGGCAGCCTTTGCGGCGATGGGTAAACTCAGTCCCAACTACTACGTCCAGGATGGTGTAATTCCCCGTACCCAATTACCCTACGTTTTGGCAGAGATCGAGCGCCTAGGGGCAGAATATGGCTTCCGCGTGGCAAATGTCTTTCATGCAGGGGACGGCAATTTACATCCCCTCATCCTGTATGACCAGTCTATTCCAGGGCAGTTAGAACGGGTGGAGCATCTAGGGGGAGAAATCCTCAGGCTGTGCGTGCAGGTGGGGGGTAGTATTTCGGGGGAACATGGGATTGGGGCAGACAAACGCTGTTATATGCCCACTATGTTTACTGCTGCTGACCTAGAGACGATGCAATGGGTACGCCAGGTGTTCGATCCTCAGCAGTTAGCTAACCCTAGTAAAATCTTCCCTACACCCCGTACCTGTAGTGAAAGTGCCAAATTCTTGCTGTCTAATCCCGCCGCGAAGGAGACTCTGGCAGACAAGGTGTGGTGA
- the bioF gene encoding 8-amino-7-oxononanoate synthase: MPYSWIDHDLQVLKRAKWLRSVTEIPPHFLNFGSNDYLGLAQDDRLKTAAIEAIQQYGTGATGSRLLSGHRDLHQALETKIAHLKGTEAALVFSSGYLANLGTICALVGKRDLILADAYNHSCLVQGCRLSGALVLNYDHLDCNHLQHLLQSNRSSFPRCLIVTNTVFSMDGDIAPLPDIVQLADRFGCMVMVDEAHGTGVFGARGSGIVELQSIDYPLVQAGTLSKAIGSLGGYVAGSAKLIEYLKSRTSTWIYTTALSPADTAAALKAVEIIMTEPERRYKLWDNVFYLRKLLGDEQKYVSPIFPLIGKDIDTVLALSQLCWQEGIYAPAIRPPTVPTARIRLSITAQHSLADLDRVWQLLRRHLAK, translated from the coding sequence ATGCCCTACAGTTGGATTGACCACGATCTACAGGTACTAAAGCGCGCTAAGTGGTTGCGATCGGTTACAGAAATTCCCCCCCATTTCCTCAATTTCGGCAGTAATGATTATTTGGGTCTAGCCCAGGACGATCGGTTAAAAACGGCAGCCATAGAGGCAATTCAGCAATACGGTACGGGAGCCACGGGTTCCCGCTTGTTGTCAGGGCATCGGGATTTGCATCAAGCTTTGGAAACTAAAATTGCCCACCTCAAGGGGACAGAAGCAGCCTTGGTATTTAGCTCAGGATATTTAGCCAATTTGGGGACAATTTGTGCCTTAGTGGGCAAACGGGATTTAATCCTTGCTGATGCCTATAATCACAGTTGTTTGGTACAGGGGTGCCGTCTTAGTGGCGCTTTAGTCCTAAACTATGACCATTTGGACTGTAATCATCTGCAGCATTTGTTGCAAAGTAATCGATCGTCTTTCCCGCGCTGTTTAATTGTCACTAATACAGTCTTTAGTATGGACGGGGATATTGCCCCCTTACCTGATATTGTGCAGCTTGCCGATCGGTTTGGTTGCATGGTGATGGTGGATGAAGCCCATGGGACAGGTGTATTTGGGGCACGGGGGAGTGGTATCGTGGAACTGCAATCCATTGACTATCCCTTGGTGCAGGCGGGCACGCTGAGTAAGGCGATCGGGAGTCTGGGGGGGTACGTAGCGGGGTCAGCTAAGTTAATTGAATACCTCAAAAGTCGCACCAGCACTTGGATTTACACTACTGCCCTTTCCCCTGCTGATACTGCAGCTGCCCTCAAAGCCGTAGAAATCATCATGACCGAGCCAGAACGTCGTTATAAACTATGGGACAATGTTTTCTACCTGCGCAAGTTGCTGGGGGATGAGCAAAAATATGTCTCTCCCATTTTTCCCCTCATCGGCAAAGATATAGACACTGTCCTGGCCCTGTCCCAACTCTGCTGGCAAGAGGGTATCTATGCCCCTGCCATCCGCCCCCCTACTGTCCCCACAGCCCGCATCCGCCTCAGTATCACTGCCCAACACTCCCTAGCAGACCTCGATCGGGTTTGGCAACTCCTCCGTAGACATTTAGCAAAATAG